Part of the Oligoflexia bacterium genome is shown below.
AACCACACTGATTTCATAAAGAATCACTAGCGGAATTAAAAGTGCGAGCATACTCAGCGCATCGGGTGGTGTTACAACCGCAGAAATTACGGCCAACACAACAATGGCATAACGTCTGTTTTTGATTAAGAATTGATGATCAATAACACCCATGATACCTAAAAATACAAGAATCACAGGAAGTTCAAAAGTAATACCGAAGGCTAAGAAAAATTTTAGAATAAAATCTATATATTCACTAATGGTGATCATCGGCGTATCGGTTGTGCCACCAAAGCCTAATAAAAATTTAAAAGCGAAAGGTAAAACCACATAATAGGCAAATGCAGATCCACCTACAAAAAGTGAAATTCCTGAGAATACAAAACCTGCTGCATATTTTTTTTCTTTTAAATAAAGACCTGGAGCAATAAATTTCCAAATTTGATAAAGCCAAAGTGGACTTGTTAAAATCACACCCGCTAAAAAGCTCACCTTCATATGCGCCATAAATTTTTCAAACGGACCCGTAAAATGCAAACCCTTATCAGCCGCTGGCAGGTACGGAACAATTGGGTCACGCAAAAAATTAAAAATGTACTCACTAAATCCGTAGCAAAGAGCAAAGCCGCCCAGAAGAATATATGCCGTTGTAATAAGCCTCACGCGCAGATCAGAGAGATGTTCGGCAATTGTCATAACTTGAGACTGAGTTTGTGGCCCCTCACTATCAATCATGTGGAGCTCTTATTTTTATCATCTGTTTTTGTTAACTCATTGCTTGTTTTTTTATTTTTAATTTCATCATCTACAACATTGCTTGTCATAGAAACTGTAACGTCTGACATGGCTTTTTTTAATTCACCAATTGTTCGCCCCAAAACTTTTGCAAGTTGTGGCAATTGCTTTGGACCAATGAAAATTAACGCTATGGCCGCCAAGAGCAGCATTTCGCTAAATCCGAGATTAAACATTAAAGAATCTCTCCTATTTAATTTTTTGAATTGCGCTCAGTAGATTGTCCGAAAGGAACAGTCGTGGGGAGTCCCTTTTCTTGCAACTGCTTACGCGCAAGCTCACTCCCCGTTCGAACATAGACTTCATAAAGTCGCAAGAGATTTTGATTGTTTTGAACAAATACCTCTTGGCTTACCTCTGTGAGTACATTTACAAAACCTGAAAATTTATTATGTAGTTCACCGTAGAGCTCTTGAAATGAATCTTCTTTAATTGCCCCCGAGAGACTTCGATAGGCGATTGCTCCCATTTCACGATAATAATCTAAATCAATAACCTTGCGATTAAGTGAATCTGCAAAAAACCCGCTGATATAGAGTGAAGTATCGCCAAGTTTTTTAAGTATTTTTACCTTTGCACTATCATCTAATTCTGAAGATTGCGCTTTCAAAAGTAGAACCGCCAAAGGCTCAGTGTCATTTGTATTTTCGTGAGTTTTATCAAATAGATTTGTAGTGATCATGTATCGAGCAAGCAGGTCTACAATGTAGTATTCTGCCACTTTTGACGCTTCAAAGCCTTGATGTGACATCGCCTCTGTCACACGTTCTTGAAAGTATTCCGAAGGTGCCGTGCACAAGGAAATCTTATTGGTCATGCCTTCCCCTCTACCTCTATTATACCAAGGGTTAAGGAGTAAAGTAAGCACCTTATATAGCTGAAAGCACTAGCCTTTTGTCTAAATTTTAATACTCACCAAGGTTGCTCTGGCCCCACGGCTACAGTGACATAGGGAGCATTAAAGAGGCGCTGGGCAACTCGCTGAACGTCTTGAGCTTTGAGCTCTTTAAGATGCTCTGCAAATCGAAATGTGTCCATGCAGTCAATTCCATAAAGTTCATCAAATAATATGGAAGAAGCCTGTGAACCATTGCGCTGAAGTCCTATGTGATTTTGACCAACAAGATAACGTTTTGCGCGCTCAACCTCATCATCACTGGGTGCTTTTTGCGTAATAAGATCTAATTCTTGATGAATCATCTTAATCGCTGTTTTACCTTTTTCAGGAGAACAACCAATATACACACCAAAATATCCGGTTTCGATTCCGTCCATGTGAACAGGTGAAACGGTGTAGGCAAGTGATGCTTTATCTCGAAGCTCTAAGAATAGACGCCCACCTTGCCCCGCCAAAATGGCTTGCAAGACTTGAAGTGCATAGCGATCGGGATCTTTAAAAGAAATTCCGCGATAACCAACAATAATATGGCTTTGTTCTTTTTCAGATCGTGAATAGGCGTGAATATTTTCTGTGAGTGGTGCGATATCAAAACGAGATTCTTGTTTTTGACCACGACCAATGCCCTTGCACATTTCTTGAAAAAATTTAAGTTGTTTATCTTCGTCAAAATCACCAACTGCTACAAAAACCGCGTTGTCTGAAGAAACTATTTTTTTCCAATGTTCTAAAATAGAATCTGTTCCGAGTTTTGAAATAGATTCGTTTGTGCCCAAGAGATCACGTCCATAGGGATGATCTTTAAATATTTTATCCATGAATATTTGTCCGGCAACACTTGAAGGGTGATCACCGCGCGTACGCAAATGTTCTTTTTGTATCGAAGCTTCTCTTAAAACAGCTTCTTGTGGAAATATTGGATTACTCAACACATCTTCAAAAAGTGTTAAGGCGCGCTCTTCATGAATCTTTAAAGATTCAAGAGTCATTCCAATACTATTACGTCCGCCAAAAGCTGAAATGCTTCCCGCGCAATCTTCTATGATTGAGGCGGTTTCACTTTCTGTGTAGCGGCGAGAACCAGATGTCCAGGTGTTTGAAAGGAGTGTTGTTACTCCCTGATTATGATCTTTCTCAAGTCTTACGCCTCCTAAAAACCCAGCTTTAATATGCACGATTGGAACTTCGGGGTTTCTTTTTAAAACCACAAGTGCGCCATTTGGTAGTCTGTGTTTTACAATTTTACTGTGATGAACAGACATTTTTAAAGGCACTTTAAGTGTTTGGCTTTTTTGTACTTTTTCTTTATCAACAGAAACTTTTTGTTTTTGCGAAGTCTTTAACTGTTTTAATAAGGCCTTTACCTGTTCTTGAAATTTCTTTTTTGGAAGTACCGATGTTTCTTTTTTATGAATCATCAAGGTCACGCTGCTTCTCTCAGGCGAAAGATACTTACGAGCAACGCGCAATATGTCTTTAGGTGTGAGTGCTTGAACTTGCTTAAGATATCGCTGAATATACTCTGGATCATTCAGTAACGTTTGAAACATACCTACTTTTCGAGCAAGGCCGTCTACTGTCTCCAGAGAAAAAATCTCTTCGGCCTCTAAATTAAGTCTGGCGCGACTAAGCTCGCCTTGGGAAATAGTGTGAGATAAAATGTATCCTAATTCTTGGGTAATAATATCCATTGTTTCAGAAATATTTTCGGCTTTTGCATTTACCCCAATAACAAAAAGGCCTTCGTCTAAGGGGTTAAAACTCCCGGCACTTACGCCCATGACCAAAGATCTTTCAAGGCGTAATCTTTTAACAAGACGTGAACTATCGCCTTGACCCAAAATACACCCAAGCACATCAAGTGCTGCAACATCTGCATTTTTAGCAGCAGGTACACGAAAAGCAATATTAAGTGCGGCCTCTTGAAATTCAGTGGTGAGATAATCAACGCGGGGCTGCTTTTGCGGTGATTCTTTTTTACGTGCGATTTTTTTCAGTGAATGAGCTTTAAACGCACCATAGTATTTTTCAATTTGTTTTTTAATTTCAGTCTTATCAAAATCCCCCGTTACAACCAAAGTCATGTTTGTAGGCACGTAACGTGATTGATAATATTTCACAAGCGTCTTAGGTTTTACTTTTTTAATATTTTTTGCGTACCCAATAACAGGAATTCCGTAGGGATGTTTTTTAAACACCGTTGAAAATAATCTTTGCATCGAAATGCTATGTGGATTGTCAAAGGATCGTTTAATTTCTTCTAATACAACTTCTCGCTCTTTATCTATTTCAACTGGATCAAATTTTGGGAAACCCATCATTTCAGCAATACAATCAAGCCCTACATCAAGCTCTTCTTTTGACATAGTAACGTGAAAAACTGTGTGATCAAAAGTAGTGTACGCGTTTAGTTCACCACCTGAGCTTTCAACGGTTTTTGCAACTTCTCCAACTCCAAATTTACTTGTTCCTTTAAAAACCAGATGCTCAATGAAATGACTAATACCTTCTTCGTCTTTTTTTTCATCAGCACTGCCAGTTTTTACCCACATTTGCACAGCGACTACGGGTGCTTTATGAGATTCAACAAGTAAAACTTTCAACCTATTCTTCAATTGAAATCGTGTGAGCATTGCAGTGGATATCCCTTCATGTTGCTAGTATAACAGGCCATGGCTTTTGGTGTTTACGTCCATATACCCTATTGTCTTCAACGTTGCGTCTACTGTGACTTTGCTACTTACGAGTTTTCTCAAATTCTCGAGCCCCAATCTTATGTTGAACTCGTGAAAAAAGAAATCACTTCGCGCGCCTCAGTTATTCATCCACGAAAACTCGATACACTTTATTTTGGTGGAGGAACACCATCACTTCTTGAGCCTTCTCAGCTTATCGAAATAATCAACACATTGAAAGAAAACGGTTTTGAACTCTCAAAATCGTCTGAAGTAACTATTGAGATCAATCCGGCAACTCTGACGCAGAAAAAACTCGAAGCACTGATTAAAGGTGGATTCAATCGCTTTTCAGTTGGAGCGCAATCCTTCAATGATCGGCTTTTAAAGATTGCTCACCGCAAGCATTCTGCACAAGACACGCGTGACACGTTGAGTCTTTTAAATTCTTATAAATTAAATTTTTCAGTGGATGTTCTTTTTGCGCTTCCGACTCAAACCTTAGACGATCTCGCCCATGATTTAGATGAGATCCAGCATTTTAATCCACCGCATGTTAGCCCCTATTGTTTAACAGTTCCTGAATCAAATCCAATGGCAAAAAACCGCCCGCAAGATGAAGTTCAAATCGAAATGTTTTCACTTATTGAAACTAGACTTCTAAAGCATGGTCTTAATCGCTACGAAATAAGTAATTTCGCAAAACCGGGTTTTGAGAGCCGGCATAATCTACTTTATTGGAATGACGACGAGTACTGGGGCATTGGTCTTTCAAGTCATAGTTATCTCCACCGCTTTGAATGGGGCAGTAGATTTTGGAACCCACGCTCAATCAATGACTATGTAAAACAAATTGAACAGCAAGATTCAAAACCGTGGACATTAGACGGTTTACCTAACGAAAGTGGCGAAAGGCTTAAGGAACATCAAGCCTTGACTGATTTTTTTCATATTTCATTACGTCGCGCTGAGGGTTTTAAGCCAGAAAATTTTGAGCGTAAGTTTAGCCGCCCACTTCAGAGCATTGCAGCAAAACCCTTAGAAAAGCTTTTAAACAAGCGACTCCTCATTGAGAATGATAACGGTTATGCACTGAGCCCTGAGGGAATTCTTCTTTCAAATCATGTCTTTGAAGAACTCACCTTTTTACAGCCTTTAATCAGATAATTAAGCCTCGCGGCATTGACAAAATTCCCTCCTGAAATCATATTGATATGAGTTTAAGAAATGAGGTTTTATGAGTGATCCCAAGGATGACGCAAACGATAACGTGACCGCTTTGCCTGTTAAAGACATACCTACTGAAAGCGATCCGGCAAAAAATGAGCTTGAAGAGTTAAAAAAGCAAAACCTCTATTTAAGAGCTGATTTTGATAATTATCGAAAGCAAATGATTAAAGAACGCTCTGATCTTATTAAGTTTGGTTCTGAGCCCGTTATCAGAGAGTTTTTAAACGTATTAGACAATCTTGAACTTGCGGCAAACACAGAACTTACAACTGAGAGTCTTGAAAAATATAAAAGTGGTATTCAAATGATCATTGCTCAATTTAGTAAATCTTTAGAGCGCTTTGGAGTTGAAGCCGTCGATGCAAAAGGACAAATATTTGACCCTACAATGCATGAGGCTCTAACTTCATCAAACAACCCGGATCTCCCGCCCAATGTAGTTACACAAGTCTTTAAAAAAGCTTACAAGCTCAACGGAAAAATTATTCGCCCCGCACAAGTCGTTGTTAACACTCCCCAGAAAGAAGGGTAATTACTTTGGCCAAGCGAGATTATTACGACGTACTTGGAGTCCAACGCACGTCCGGTGCTGACGAACTTAAAAAGGCGTATCGCAAACTTGCACTTCAATTTCATCCTGATAAAAATCCAGACGACAAAGGTGCAGAAGAAAAATTTAAAGAAGTTTCTGAGGCCTATGACGTCTTAAGTGACGCTAAAAAAAGACAGATGTATGATCAGTTTGGCCATGCAGCTAGTGGTGCCGGAGGTTTCGGCGGCGGTGGTGGCTATGAATACAACTCCGGTGGTTTTCAAGACCTCTTTAACGATGTCTTCGGAGATTTTTTTGGCGGCCAAAGAGGCGGACGCTCACGAGATCCTCGCAAACAAAGAGGAGCTGATCTTCGATATACTCTTACTGTAAGTTTTGAAGATGCTGGAGTTGGTTGTGAAAAACAAATCAGCTTTATGAGAAATCGTTCATGCACAACATGTAAAGGTTCGGGAAGTAAATCTGGGGAAACACCTACACCGTGTGTACAATGCGGTGGAGCCGGTGAGGTCAGATTTCAACAAGGTTTTTTTGCTGTGTCACGCCCATGCCCACAATGTCATGGCGAGGGAACGGTAATTAAAAACCCTTGTAATACTTGTCGTGGAGCACGTGTTGTTCAAACTCCAACAAAATTAGCAGTGAGTGTCCCCGCAGGTGTTAACACGGGTCAGCGCTTAAAACTAAAAAGCGAGGGTGATGAAGGCCCACAAGGCGGACCTCCTGGAGATTTATATGTCGTGATTCAATTGGCCCAGCATGTATTGTTTGAAAGACAAGATGATGAAATTATGTGTGAAGTTCCATTAAGTTATTCTGAGGCAGCACTTGGAACCGAAATAAGCGTTCCAACTCTCAATGGTCAAGTTTCACTTAAGATTCCTCACGGCACTCCAAGTGGGAAAACATTCCGCGTTAAAGGAAAAGGGTTTCCTCACCTAGGTGGCTACGGCGCAGGAGATCTTTTTGTTAGAGTTGTAGTAGATGTTCCTGCTAGCCTTAATAGTGAGCAAAAGGATCTCTTGAAAAAACTTGAAACTGCTACTCAAGAAACTCCAATGAAAAAAGAGTATAAAGAAAAAATCAGGAGCTTAAAAAAAACCCCATGAAAACAAAATCAACTTTTATCTTATTGAATTTTTTTGCACTTATATTCATAAGTGGTTGTTCCACCACACCTGAAGTTAAAAAAGTAGCACCCGAGCAAGCCACAGCCCTTCAAGCCAAAGAATTTAATGAAGCTGAGCAACTTTATAAAAAAAAGAAAACACCACTTGCTAGTAAAAAGTTACAAACTTTTATTCAGAATTATCCAAATACCGAATACACAGATGATGCAGCTTACTACTTAGCAATCATTTACTACGACCAAGGTGACTATTTCAAAGCTGCAAGATATTGGCTTTCAATTGTTGATGGTACTCGTGCAAGTCAATATTACGATCAATCAATTGTTGGTGCCGCCAATGCTCAAACTCAGTTGGCTCGCTACGATGAAGCGCTTGAGCTTCTTAAAAAATTTCGCATAAAAGACAACACTGACAACGCCTTAGCCATTCAAGCTCTTGAACTTTCTTCTCGCCTAAAACTTCAAAAAGGAAACAGTCCGGGGGCGGCTCTTGATCTCATGTCTGTGGCTGATTTGAAGGAAAACCAACAAGACAAACAACTTCTTTGGACAAAGGTCGCCGATATTATCAACGGCAATATGTCGCAAAAACAATTAGATGAAATCATTGGAAATGAAAAATTCTCACGCCTCGAGCCACAAGCCCGTTATCGACTAGCAACTTTGCACTTTGATCAAAAAAATTGGTCTACAGCGAGAAAACAATTTGTTGTGGTGGCAGAAAAATTTCCCAACACAGAATTTTCTAAACGCGCTCAGCAATACTTAAGTACGATTGATGCTTTAGAGCGTACTGATGCCACAAGCGTAGGAGTTGTATTGCCATTGAGTGGAAAACATTCACAAATGGGTTACAAGACTCTTCGTGGAATACAAATGGGAATGGGTCTTTTTAATAAATCGAGTGATTCACCAATAAAATTAGCCATAATTGATAGCGAGGGTAACGCTGACGTTGCAAGACGTGGTGTTGAAAAACTAGTGAGCCAAGATCATGTTGTTGCTATCTTGGGTGATATTGTAAGTAAAACAGCTCAAGCTGTGGCGATTAAAGCTCAAGAG
Proteins encoded:
- the tatC gene encoding twin-arginine translocase subunit TatC, giving the protein MIDSEGPQTQSQVMTIAEHLSDLRVRLITTAYILLGGFALCYGFSEYIFNFLRDPIVPYLPAADKGLHFTGPFEKFMAHMKVSFLAGVILTSPLWLYQIWKFIAPGLYLKEKKYAAGFVFSGISLFVGGSAFAYYVVLPFAFKFLLGFGGTTDTPMITISEYIDFILKFFLAFGITFELPVILVFLGIMGVIDHQFLIKNRRYAIVVLAVISAVVTPPDALSMLALLIPLVILYEISVVLVRVLTRKTT
- the tatB gene encoding Sec-independent protein translocase protein TatB, whose amino-acid sequence is MFNLGFSEMLLLAAIALIFIGPKQLPQLAKVLGRTIGELKKAMSDVTVSMTSNVVDDEIKNKKTSNELTKTDDKNKSST
- a CDS encoding pitrilysin family protein — encoded protein: MKVLLVESHKAPVVAVQMWVKTGSADEKKDEEGISHFIEHLVFKGTSKFGVGEVAKTVESSGGELNAYTTFDHTVFHVTMSKEELDVGLDCIAEMMGFPKFDPVEIDKEREVVLEEIKRSFDNPHSISMQRLFSTVFKKHPYGIPVIGYAKNIKKVKPKTLVKYYQSRYVPTNMTLVVTGDFDKTEIKKQIEKYYGAFKAHSLKKIARKKESPQKQPRVDYLTTEFQEAALNIAFRVPAAKNADVAALDVLGCILGQGDSSRLVKRLRLERSLVMGVSAGSFNPLDEGLFVIGVNAKAENISETMDIITQELGYILSHTISQGELSRARLNLEAEEIFSLETVDGLARKVGMFQTLLNDPEYIQRYLKQVQALTPKDILRVARKYLSPERSSVTLMIHKKETSVLPKKKFQEQVKALLKQLKTSQKQKVSVDKEKVQKSQTLKVPLKMSVHHSKIVKHRLPNGALVVLKRNPEVPIVHIKAGFLGGVRLEKDHNQGVTTLLSNTWTSGSRRYTESETASIIEDCAGSISAFGGRNSIGMTLESLKIHEERALTLFEDVLSNPIFPQEAVLREASIQKEHLRTRGDHPSSVAGQIFMDKIFKDHPYGRDLLGTNESISKLGTDSILEHWKKIVSSDNAVFVAVGDFDEDKQLKFFQEMCKGIGRGQKQESRFDIAPLTENIHAYSRSEKEQSHIIVGYRGISFKDPDRYALQVLQAILAGQGGRLFLELRDKASLAYTVSPVHMDGIETGYFGVYIGCSPEKGKTAIKMIHQELDLITQKAPSDDEVERAKRYLVGQNHIGLQRNGSQASSILFDELYGIDCMDTFRFAEHLKELKAQDVQRVAQRLFNAPYVTVAVGPEQPW
- the hemW gene encoding radical SAM family heme chaperone HemW; this encodes MAFGVYVHIPYCLQRCVYCDFATYEFSQILEPQSYVELVKKEITSRASVIHPRKLDTLYFGGGTPSLLEPSQLIEIINTLKENGFELSKSSEVTIEINPATLTQKKLEALIKGGFNRFSVGAQSFNDRLLKIAHRKHSAQDTRDTLSLLNSYKLNFSVDVLFALPTQTLDDLAHDLDEIQHFNPPHVSPYCLTVPESNPMAKNRPQDEVQIEMFSLIETRLLKHGLNRYEISNFAKPGFESRHNLLYWNDDEYWGIGLSSHSYLHRFEWGSRFWNPRSINDYVKQIEQQDSKPWTLDGLPNESGERLKEHQALTDFFHISLRRAEGFKPENFERKFSRPLQSIAAKPLEKLLNKRLLIENDNGYALSPEGILLSNHVFEELTFLQPLIR
- a CDS encoding nucleotide exchange factor GrpE, whose amino-acid sequence is MSDPKDDANDNVTALPVKDIPTESDPAKNELEELKKQNLYLRADFDNYRKQMIKERSDLIKFGSEPVIREFLNVLDNLELAANTELTTESLEKYKSGIQMIIAQFSKSLERFGVEAVDAKGQIFDPTMHEALTSSNNPDLPPNVVTQVFKKAYKLNGKIIRPAQVVVNTPQKEG
- the dnaJ gene encoding molecular chaperone DnaJ; this encodes MTLAKRDYYDVLGVQRTSGADELKKAYRKLALQFHPDKNPDDKGAEEKFKEVSEAYDVLSDAKKRQMYDQFGHAASGAGGFGGGGGYEYNSGGFQDLFNDVFGDFFGGQRGGRSRDPRKQRGADLRYTLTVSFEDAGVGCEKQISFMRNRSCTTCKGSGSKSGETPTPCVQCGGAGEVRFQQGFFAVSRPCPQCHGEGTVIKNPCNTCRGARVVQTPTKLAVSVPAGVNTGQRLKLKSEGDEGPQGGPPGDLYVVIQLAQHVLFERQDDEIMCEVPLSYSEAALGTEISVPTLNGQVSLKIPHGTPSGKTFRVKGKGFPHLGGYGAGDLFVRVVVDVPASLNSEQKDLLKKLETATQETPMKKEYKEKIRSLKKTP
- a CDS encoding penicillin-binding protein activator; the encoded protein is MKTKSTFILLNFFALIFISGCSTTPEVKKVAPEQATALQAKEFNEAEQLYKKKKTPLASKKLQTFIQNYPNTEYTDDAAYYLAIIYYDQGDYFKAARYWLSIVDGTRASQYYDQSIVGAANAQTQLARYDEALELLKKFRIKDNTDNALAIQALELSSRLKLQKGNSPGAALDLMSVADLKENQQDKQLLWTKVADIINGNMSQKQLDEIIGNEKFSRLEPQARYRLATLHFDQKNWSTARKQFVVVAEKFPNTEFSKRAQQYLSTIDALERTDATSVGVVLPLSGKHSQMGYKTLRGIQMGMGLFNKSSDSPIKLAIIDSEGNADVARRGVEKLVSQDHVVAILGDIVSKTAQAVAIKAQELGVPCITLTQKQGITEIGNFIFRSTLTPDAQMQSLVDVAMTQRGYKRFAIIFPNDSYGTEYATAFWDHVLIRGGQVMAAQTYRPEEKDFRDVIQRLVGTYYAEDDRGKELSLRLAAWQKEQTSKSAREKPPKDLLPPAIDFDAIFIPDSPKTVGQVAAMLAYNDVNKIPLLGTNLWNSPQFIERGGKFIENSLFIDDYFQADLSPFMKRFTTDFNSQFGYKPDVFEAQGYDAASLLDNVLKGMGYSTTRVALRDRLLSATGVNGATGPLKMSYLREVEKSLIPLTVIKGQIVKSDNTVGAAQ